TATGTCTGGGGCGACGTCGAGCGAATCAGCCCCGAGGCGCCGGTGCCGGTCGTGCGCGTCAAACGCGTGGGGCATATGTTGGGCGGCGCGGCGAACGTCGCCGACAACTTGCGCAAACTCGGCGTACGCGTCAGCTTGTGTGGCGTCATCGGCAACGACGAAACAGGCGCCAAAGTGCGCGATATGCTCGCCGGCGTGGAGATCGAGCGCGGCCTGCTGGTCAGCAAAGAGCGCGACACAACGGTCAAGATGCGGGTGGTCGCGCACAATCAGCAAGTCGTGCGGATCGACACGGAGAATCCGGAGACCATCGGCGGACGGTACCGCAAGCGGATCGTGGAGGCGTTTAAGGCGATGATGCCGGAGCTCGACGCCGTCATCGTTAGCGATTACGGCAAGGGTGTTATCGACAAGAACCTGCTCGATGAACTTCGCAAGGCGGCGCGCAAATACGGCGTGCGGGTGGCCGTCGATCCCAAGATTCGCAACATGGCGCACTACCGTGCTTTCACGACAATGACGCCGAACCACCACGAAACCGGCGAAGCGTTGGGCATCAAGCTGACCAACGTCGACAAGGAAATCCATGCCGCTGGGCGGCGCCTGCGCCGTAAGTTGCGTCTGGAAAGTTTGGTCGTCACTCGTGGTGAAGAAGGCATGAGCCTCTTTTTCGGCGACGATAAAATCATCGACATCCCCACGATGGCCCGCGAGGTCTACGACGTTACCGGTGCGGGCGATACCGTGATCGCGACATTGACCTGCGCGCTGGCAGTCGGTGCGAATTTGCACGACGCCGCGCTGATCGCCAATTTCGCCGCCGGGTTGGTCATCGCCGAGGTCGGCGCCGCCAGTGTTAGCGGTAAGCAACTGCAGGCGGCCATTCGAACCGCGAAGGGCCTTACATGAGCAAACCGCACGAAATGGGACCGGTCATGTTGGTGATCGGGTTGCTCTTTCGCCCTGATTGCGACTATGCGGCGTTGAAAGCGCGGCTGGAGAACGAATTCGGGCCGATGCAGGATCAATCGGCGGTGATCGACTTCAACTTTTCGGATTACTACGACAAGGAAATGGGGCCGGGATTGAAACGCCGGCTCGTTTCTTTTGCACGGCTCATCGATGCGAGCGAAATTGCCTCGATCAAGCTCCGCACCAACGCCGTCGAAGACGAATGGGCGGACGCGGCGGGGCGCACTGTCAACTTGGACCCCGGGTACCTGTGCTCACACAATTTCGTCTTGGCGACGGGCAAAGGCTTCGCGCACCGCCCGTATCTGCGGGACGGGATCTACGCCGACCTGACGCTTTTCTGGCAGGACGGGGCCTGGCGCGAATTACCTTGGACCTACGCCGATTACCGCGACGATGTGTTGCAGAGAGCCTTAGCCGATTGGCGTGAAATCTACCGCGGCATCCTACAGGAGCAGCGCGGAAGGGGAGAGACTGCTGATGATTAATTCGATGACCGGCTTCGGCCGCGGGGAGTCTGCCGCACAAACGTGTCGCGTGCAGGTCGATATCCGCTGCGTCAACCACCGGTATCTGGACATTCAACTTCGCTTGCCGCGGGCGTTGTACCCGCTGGAAGTGGAGCTGCGCGACTGGATCAAAAAGGCGTTTCGGCGCGGACGGATGGAAGTGGCGGTGATCTACGAACGCCTGAGTCACGACGCCGGCAAAATCCGTGTCGACCCCGCTCTGGCGACGGGATACAAGCAAGCCATGGACGAGTTAGCCAGTCGCCTCGATTACGAGAACGCCGCGCCCTTCGAGTTGATCGTCCGGCAACCCGGCGTGTTGGAATTCGGCGAGGAACACGAGGACGCCGAAACGGTGCGCCCGGTTCTGCAGAGCGCGTTCAACGAGGCCGCCGCTGCGGCCCGCGGTATGCGCGAAAGGGAAGGCGAACGGCTGGCCGGCGATCTGCAGGAAACTCTTGGTCGCCTCGCGGCTCTGCGCGAGGAACTCGTGGTCGTGATACCGCCGACACAACAGGAACTTGCGGACCGTTACCGTGAAAAAGCCAAGCAGGCGGCGGGCGAATATGGCTTGGAGGAAACGCGCCTCCACCAAGAAGTGGCGATGTGGTTGGGCAAACTGGATGTCAACGAGGAAGTCGTCCGTCTCAACAGCCATATCGAGCAGGCCCGCGAGATGATCGATAGCGCGGAAAGCGTCGGCCGGCGGCTGGATTTTCTGGCACAAGAAATGCACCGTGAAGTGACTACGTTGGGTAACAAGGTGCAGGGGCTGGCAGTCGGTCGCCTCGTGTTGGAAGGGAAAGCGGAAGTCGAAAAGTTTCGGGAGCAAGTGCAGAATGTCGAGTGAGAAGCGACAAGGTAATTTGATCGTGGTCGTCGCGCCCAGCGGCGGCGGTAAAACGACGTTGTGTCACGCGGTTATCGACCGCCTGCCGGGAATCCGTTTCTCGGTGAGTCATACAACGCGACCGGCGCGCGGCGATGAAGTGGACGGTGTGGCGTATCACTTTGTCGACCGCGATGAATTTCAACGCATGATCGACCGCGAAGCGCTGGTCGAGTGGGCTCAAATTCACGGGCATTATTACGGCACCAGCCACACCGAAATCGAAAACGCCCGCCGAAACGGCGAAGACATCTTTCTAGATATTGAAGGCCAGGGCGCCATGCAGATCCGCGCCCGCTACCCGGATGCGGTATTGGTTTATATTCTGCCGCCGAGCATGGAAGTGTTGCGCGAGCGTTTGCGAGCGCGCGGCACAGACTCGGAAGATGAAGTGGAACGGCGCTGCGAGAATGCACGCCGGGAAATCGAATTCATCCACGACTTCGACTATGTAATCATCA
Above is a genomic segment from Candidatus Lernaella stagnicola containing:
- the rfaE1 gene encoding D-glycero-beta-D-manno-heptose-7-phosphate kinase; translated protein: MTLTERKKHLQQIVKRFGDARVLVIGDVMADQYVWGDVERISPEAPVPVVRVKRVGHMLGGAANVADNLRKLGVRVSLCGVIGNDETGAKVRDMLAGVEIERGLLVSKERDTTVKMRVVAHNQQVVRIDTENPETIGGRYRKRIVEAFKAMMPELDAVIVSDYGKGVIDKNLLDELRKAARKYGVRVAVDPKIRNMAHYRAFTTMTPNHHETGEALGIKLTNVDKEIHAAGRRLRRKLRLESLVVTRGEEGMSLFFGDDKIIDIPTMAREVYDVTGAGDTVIATLTCALAVGANLHDAALIANFAAGLVIAEVGAASVSGKQLQAAIRTAKGLT
- a CDS encoding DUF4416 family protein, producing the protein MSKPHEMGPVMLVIGLLFRPDCDYAALKARLENEFGPMQDQSAVIDFNFSDYYDKEMGPGLKRRLVSFARLIDASEIASIKLRTNAVEDEWADAAGRTVNLDPGYLCSHNFVLATGKGFAHRPYLRDGIYADLTLFWQDGAWRELPWTYADYRDDVLQRALADWREIYRGILQEQRGRGETADD
- a CDS encoding YicC/YloC family endoribonuclease, whose product is MINSMTGFGRGESAAQTCRVQVDIRCVNHRYLDIQLRLPRALYPLEVELRDWIKKAFRRGRMEVAVIYERLSHDAGKIRVDPALATGYKQAMDELASRLDYENAAPFELIVRQPGVLEFGEEHEDAETVRPVLQSAFNEAAAAARGMREREGERLAGDLQETLGRLAALREELVVVIPPTQQELADRYREKAKQAAGEYGLEETRLHQEVAMWLGKLDVNEEVVRLNSHIEQAREMIDSAESVGRRLDFLAQEMHREVTTLGNKVQGLAVGRLVLEGKAEVEKFREQVQNVE
- the gmk gene encoding guanylate kinase, encoding MSSEKRQGNLIVVVAPSGGGKTTLCHAVIDRLPGIRFSVSHTTRPARGDEVDGVAYHFVDRDEFQRMIDREALVEWAQIHGHYYGTSHTEIENARRNGEDIFLDIEGQGAMQIRARYPDAVLVYILPPSMEVLRERLRARGTDSEDEVERRCENARREIEFIHDFDYVIINDELEAAVTTLEAIVRAGRQRRENMRDAIARYLTTP